A window of the Pantanalinema sp. genome harbors these coding sequences:
- a CDS encoding STAS domain-containing protein, with translation MIYLETFRQSVETAGDITFVKAEGFVDAHTAPQLERLLNDLVAQKHYKVVLDCEFMDYISSAGLGVLMGAISNFRQNHGDLKVVQLPQKVFKVFDLLGFTKLFEIYDSRGDAIAAFLET, from the coding sequence ATGATCTATTTGGAAACTTTCCGGCAAAGCGTCGAAACAGCAGGCGACATCACCTTCGTGAAGGCTGAAGGATTCGTCGACGCTCACACCGCCCCTCAGCTCGAGCGGCTGCTCAACGACCTGGTCGCGCAGAAACACTACAAGGTCGTGCTCGACTGCGAGTTCATGGACTACATCTCGAGCGCCGGTCTCGGCGTCCTGATGGGGGCCATCAGCAACTTCCGGCAGAACCACGGCGATCTCAAGGTGGTGCAGTTGCCCCAGAAGGTCTTCAAGGTCTTCGACCTGCTGGGCTTCACCAAGCTCTTCGAGATCTACGACTCGCGCGGCGATGCCATCGCCGCCTTCCTGGAGACCTAG
- a CDS encoding RNA methyltransferase: MILTSLQNPKLKALRALHSRKGRKQAGLFLLETTKLIQEALASGWPLVEAFVTEAWQARHGVLEGVETTLVAERLFDQLVTTETPEGVVAIARIPAPEAALGVSKDAFFVVADALQDPGNLGTVIRTADAVGASAVLVGPGTVDPYSPKAVRATMGSLFHLPVLVRPSLAEDLSRLKAEGVAIYATALRTERSLYDLNLRGKLAWLVGNEGAGLSDEMVRLATEAVSIPMPGQAESLNAGIATAVCLYETLRQRLS; this comes from the coding sequence TTGATCCTCACCAGCCTCCAGAACCCCAAGCTCAAGGCCCTGCGCGCCCTTCACTCCCGGAAGGGGCGCAAGCAAGCGGGCCTCTTCCTCCTCGAGACCACCAAGCTCATCCAGGAGGCCCTCGCGAGCGGCTGGCCGCTCGTGGAGGCCTTCGTCACCGAGGCCTGGCAGGCGAGACACGGCGTGCTCGAGGGCGTCGAGACCACGCTGGTGGCCGAGCGCCTCTTCGATCAGCTCGTGACCACCGAGACCCCCGAGGGGGTGGTGGCGATCGCCCGCATCCCCGCGCCCGAGGCCGCCCTCGGCGTGAGCAAGGACGCCTTCTTCGTGGTGGCCGACGCCCTCCAGGACCCGGGCAACCTGGGCACCGTCATCCGCACGGCCGACGCGGTGGGCGCGAGCGCCGTGCTGGTGGGCCCAGGCACGGTCGATCCCTATTCTCCCAAGGCGGTGCGCGCCACCATGGGCTCGCTCTTCCACCTGCCCGTCCTGGTGCGCCCCTCGCTCGCCGAGGACCTCTCGCGCCTCAAGGCCGAGGGCGTGGCCATCTACGCCACCGCGCTTCGGACCGAGCGCTCGCTCTACGACCTGAACCTGAGGGGCAAGCTCGCCTGGCTGGTGGGCAACGAGGGGGCTGGCCTCTCGGACGAGATGGTCCGGCTTGCGACCGAGGCGGTCTCCATCCCCATGCCGGGGCAGGCCGAATCGCTCAACGCGGGGATCGCAACCGCCGTCTGCCTCTACGAGACCCTTCGCCAGCGCCTCTCGTAA
- a CDS encoding ATP-binding protein: MSSASGCFEATFRSDTANLARIRGFVREKAAGVGFSSEALDSIELAVDEACANVMEHAYPQKRGDFGIHLSIRTDRGAFTVVITDKGSTFDPMEIPPPNLDQHLAEFRVGGLGIFLMRSLMDHVDYHIQPGFKNEVRLVKYLSTARP; the protein is encoded by the coding sequence ATGTCCAGTGCCAGTGGCTGCTTCGAAGCGACATTCCGCAGCGATACCGCGAACCTCGCGCGGATCCGCGGGTTCGTCCGCGAGAAGGCCGCCGGCGTGGGCTTCTCCAGCGAGGCCCTGGACAGCATCGAGCTCGCGGTGGACGAGGCCTGCGCCAACGTCATGGAGCACGCCTACCCCCAGAAGCGGGGCGACTTCGGGATTCACCTCTCGATCCGCACCGATCGCGGCGCGTTCACCGTGGTGATCACCGACAAGGGCTCCACCTTCGACCCGATGGAGATCCCACCGCCCAACCTCGACCAGCACCTGGCCGAGTTCCGCGTGGGGGGGCTCGGCATCTTCCTCATGCGCAGCCTCATGGACCACGTCGACTACCACATCCAGCCCGGCTTCAAGAACGAGGTCAGGCTGGTCAAGTACCTGAGCACCGCAAGACCTTGA